In Polyodon spathula isolate WHYD16114869_AA chromosome 53, ASM1765450v1, whole genome shotgun sequence, one DNA window encodes the following:
- the nab2 gene encoding NGFI-A-binding protein 2 isoform X3 encodes MSLPRTLGELQLYRVLQRANLLAYYDTFIQQGGDDVQQLCEAGEEEFLEIMALVGMATKPLHVRRLQKALREWATNPSLFNQTLSNVPVNSIPLFKISDTTGGRKSLSNGHASNSPGEQERSGLTPQRSSSPKSPSSQSSELSRDKLQLSPFGRHTPEPDGNSQDEEQPSPPPTPPTTSSPVPGGRLEPEAARAVTESVDRLMKTMPCAEPSEVKALLKLNKKLAKTVGHIFNMENGDPAKEEEIRKYSLIYGRFDSKRREGKQLSAHELTINEAAAQFCIRDNALLLRRVELFSLARQVARECAYTSTLKGSRLNPDDINGPALKKIKQEVTVSECVSSSHDLVGGQQGAPESSAPGFHHATDEDSLSGESLDGHTQGLGSRSSLSLSPCPPTDPTPTPTWSRHLMQQTLMDEGLRLARLVSHDRVGKLCLRATGSVQPTECEEKVTDSSRPSRRSSSCSSREEQESGCK; translated from the exons ATGTCCCTGCCACGAACCCTTGGTGAACTCCAGCTATACCGTGTTCTACAGCGAGCCAACCTGCTGGCCTATTACGACACCTTCATCCAGCAGGGCGGCGACGACGTGCAGCAGCTGTGTGAGGCGGGCGAGGAGGAGTTCTTGGAGATCATGGCGCTTGTTGGCATGGCAACCAAGCCCCTGCACGTCCGCCGGCTCCAGAAAGCCCTGCGCGAGTGGGCGACCAACCCCAGCCTTTTCAACCAAACCCTGAGCAACGTCCCCGTCAACAGCATCCCTCTCTTCAAAATCTCCGACACCACCGGGGGGCGCAAATCTCTGAGTAACGGGCATGCGTCGAACTCCCCTGGAGAGCAGGAGAGGTCTGGCCTCACTCCCCAGCGTAGCTCGAGCCCAAAGAGCCCATCCTCCCAGAGCTCAGAGCTCTCCCGGGACAAACTGCAGCTCTCTCCGTTCGGCCGTCACACCCCAGAGCCTGATGGGAACAGCCAGGATGAAGAGCAGCCAAGCCCGCCGCCCACCCCCCCTACCACCTCCTCTCCAGTCCCAGGCGGGCGGCTGGAGCCTGAAGCTGCCCGTGCCGTGACTGAAAGCGTGGATCGGCTCATGAAGACCATGCCCTGCGCCGAACCCAGCGAGGTCAAAGCCCTGCTGAAGCTCAACAAGAAGCTGGCGAAGACGGTGGGGCACATCTTCAACATGGAGAATGGCGACCCGGCTAAAGAGGAGGAGATCCGGAAATACAGCCTGATCTACGGGCGTTTCGACTCCAAGAGGAGGGAGGGCAAGCAGCTCAGCGCCCACGAG CTGACAATCAACGAAGCAGCCGCGCAGTTCTGTATCCGTGACAACGCTCTTCTGCTGCGCAGAGTGGAGCTGTTCTCATTGGCCAGGCAGGTGGCTCGGGAGTGTGCCTACACCTCCACGCTGAAGGGTTCCAG ATTGAATCCTGATGATATCAATGGGCCggctcttaaaaaaataaaacaagag GTGACTGTATCGGAATGCGTCTCCTCCTCGCATGATCTCGTGGGTGGCCAGCAGGGAGCGCCGGAGAGCTCCGCCCCAGGGTTCCACCACGCCACTGACGAGGACAGTCTGTCTGGGGAGAGTCTTGACGGTCACACACAGG GTTTGGGGTCCCGCTCCAGTCTTTCCTTGTCCCCCTGCCCCCCCACTGACCCCACACCGACCCCCACCTGGAGCCGGCACCTCATGCAGCAGACCTTGATGGACGAGGGCCTCCGATTGGCCCGGCTAGTGTCACATGATCGCGTTGGCAAGCTCTGTCTGCGCGCAACGGGGAGCGTCCAACCGACAG
- the nab2 gene encoding NGFI-A-binding protein 2 isoform X1 gives MSLPRTLGELQLYRVLQRANLLAYYDTFIQQGGDDVQQLCEAGEEEFLEIMALVGMATKPLHVRRLQKALREWATNPSLFNQTLSNVPVNSIPLFKISDTTGGRKSLSNGHASNSPGEQERSGLTPQRSSSPKSPSSQSSELSRDKLQLSPFGRHTPEPDGNSQDEEQPSPPPTPPTTSSPVPGGRLEPEAARAVTESVDRLMKTMPCAEPSEVKALLKLNKKLAKTVGHIFNMENGDPAKEEEIRKYSLIYGRFDSKRREGKQLSAHELTINEAAAQFCIRDNALLLRRVELFSLARQVARECAYTSTLKGSRLNPDDINGPALKKIKQEVTVSECVSSSHDLVGGQQGAPESSAPGFHHATDEDSLSGESLDGHTQGLGSRSSLSLSPCPPTDPTPTPTWSRHLMQQTLMDEGLRLARLVSHDRVGKLCLRATGSVQPTGEAAAAAAERSRRAAANENVVPFK, from the exons ATGTCCCTGCCACGAACCCTTGGTGAACTCCAGCTATACCGTGTTCTACAGCGAGCCAACCTGCTGGCCTATTACGACACCTTCATCCAGCAGGGCGGCGACGACGTGCAGCAGCTGTGTGAGGCGGGCGAGGAGGAGTTCTTGGAGATCATGGCGCTTGTTGGCATGGCAACCAAGCCCCTGCACGTCCGCCGGCTCCAGAAAGCCCTGCGCGAGTGGGCGACCAACCCCAGCCTTTTCAACCAAACCCTGAGCAACGTCCCCGTCAACAGCATCCCTCTCTTCAAAATCTCCGACACCACCGGGGGGCGCAAATCTCTGAGTAACGGGCATGCGTCGAACTCCCCTGGAGAGCAGGAGAGGTCTGGCCTCACTCCCCAGCGTAGCTCGAGCCCAAAGAGCCCATCCTCCCAGAGCTCAGAGCTCTCCCGGGACAAACTGCAGCTCTCTCCGTTCGGCCGTCACACCCCAGAGCCTGATGGGAACAGCCAGGATGAAGAGCAGCCAAGCCCGCCGCCCACCCCCCCTACCACCTCCTCTCCAGTCCCAGGCGGGCGGCTGGAGCCTGAAGCTGCCCGTGCCGTGACTGAAAGCGTGGATCGGCTCATGAAGACCATGCCCTGCGCCGAACCCAGCGAGGTCAAAGCCCTGCTGAAGCTCAACAAGAAGCTGGCGAAGACGGTGGGGCACATCTTCAACATGGAGAATGGCGACCCGGCTAAAGAGGAGGAGATCCGGAAATACAGCCTGATCTACGGGCGTTTCGACTCCAAGAGGAGGGAGGGCAAGCAGCTCAGCGCCCACGAG CTGACAATCAACGAAGCAGCCGCGCAGTTCTGTATCCGTGACAACGCTCTTCTGCTGCGCAGAGTGGAGCTGTTCTCATTGGCCAGGCAGGTGGCTCGGGAGTGTGCCTACACCTCCACGCTGAAGGGTTCCAG ATTGAATCCTGATGATATCAATGGGCCggctcttaaaaaaataaaacaagag GTGACTGTATCGGAATGCGTCTCCTCCTCGCATGATCTCGTGGGTGGCCAGCAGGGAGCGCCGGAGAGCTCCGCCCCAGGGTTCCACCACGCCACTGACGAGGACAGTCTGTCTGGGGAGAGTCTTGACGGTCACACACAGG GTTTGGGGTCCCGCTCCAGTCTTTCCTTGTCCCCCTGCCCCCCCACTGACCCCACACCGACCCCCACCTGGAGCCGGCACCTCATGCAGCAGACCTTGATGGACGAGGGCCTCCGATTGGCCCGGCTAGTGTCACATGATCGCGTTGGCAAGCTCTGTCTGCGCGCAACGGGGAGCGTCCAACCGACAG
- the nab2 gene encoding NGFI-A-binding protein 2 isoform X2 yields the protein MSLPRTLGELQLYRVLQRANLLAYYDTFIQQGGDDVQQLCEAGEEEFLEIMALVGMATKPLHVRRLQKALREWATNPSLFNQTLSNVPVNSIPLFKISDTTGGRKSLSNGHASNSPGEQERSGLTPQRSSSPKSPSSQSSELSRDKLQLSPFGRHTPEPDGNSQDEEQPSPPPTPPTTSSPVPGGRLEPEAARAVTESVDRLMKTMPCAEPSEVKALLKLNKKLAKTVGHIFNMENGDPAKEEEIRKYSLIYGRFDSKRREGKQLSAHELTINEAAAQFCIRDNALLLRRVELFSLARQVARECAYTSTLKGSRLNPDDINGPALKKIKQEVTVSECVSSSHDLVGGQQGAPESSAPGFHHATDEDSLSGESLDGHTQECEEKVTDSSRPSRRSSSCSSREEQESGCK from the exons ATGTCCCTGCCACGAACCCTTGGTGAACTCCAGCTATACCGTGTTCTACAGCGAGCCAACCTGCTGGCCTATTACGACACCTTCATCCAGCAGGGCGGCGACGACGTGCAGCAGCTGTGTGAGGCGGGCGAGGAGGAGTTCTTGGAGATCATGGCGCTTGTTGGCATGGCAACCAAGCCCCTGCACGTCCGCCGGCTCCAGAAAGCCCTGCGCGAGTGGGCGACCAACCCCAGCCTTTTCAACCAAACCCTGAGCAACGTCCCCGTCAACAGCATCCCTCTCTTCAAAATCTCCGACACCACCGGGGGGCGCAAATCTCTGAGTAACGGGCATGCGTCGAACTCCCCTGGAGAGCAGGAGAGGTCTGGCCTCACTCCCCAGCGTAGCTCGAGCCCAAAGAGCCCATCCTCCCAGAGCTCAGAGCTCTCCCGGGACAAACTGCAGCTCTCTCCGTTCGGCCGTCACACCCCAGAGCCTGATGGGAACAGCCAGGATGAAGAGCAGCCAAGCCCGCCGCCCACCCCCCCTACCACCTCCTCTCCAGTCCCAGGCGGGCGGCTGGAGCCTGAAGCTGCCCGTGCCGTGACTGAAAGCGTGGATCGGCTCATGAAGACCATGCCCTGCGCCGAACCCAGCGAGGTCAAAGCCCTGCTGAAGCTCAACAAGAAGCTGGCGAAGACGGTGGGGCACATCTTCAACATGGAGAATGGCGACCCGGCTAAAGAGGAGGAGATCCGGAAATACAGCCTGATCTACGGGCGTTTCGACTCCAAGAGGAGGGAGGGCAAGCAGCTCAGCGCCCACGAG CTGACAATCAACGAAGCAGCCGCGCAGTTCTGTATCCGTGACAACGCTCTTCTGCTGCGCAGAGTGGAGCTGTTCTCATTGGCCAGGCAGGTGGCTCGGGAGTGTGCCTACACCTCCACGCTGAAGGGTTCCAG ATTGAATCCTGATGATATCAATGGGCCggctcttaaaaaaataaaacaagag GTGACTGTATCGGAATGCGTCTCCTCCTCGCATGATCTCGTGGGTGGCCAGCAGGGAGCGCCGGAGAGCTCCGCCCCAGGGTTCCACCACGCCACTGACGAGGACAGTCTGTCTGGGGAGAGTCTTGACGGTCACACACAGG